Proteins from one Thioflavicoccus mobilis 8321 genomic window:
- the glyA gene encoding serine hydroxymethyltransferase produces the protein MFDKTMQIEGYDDELWQAIQDEERRQEEHIELIASENYTSPRVMQAQGGVMTNKYAEGYPGKRYYGGCEYVDVAERLAIERAKQLFGADYANVQPHSGSQANAAVYMALCQPGDTVLGMSLAHGGHLTHGAKPNFSGKLYNAVQYGLDTATGEIDYAEVERLAREHRPRMIVAGFSAYSRIVDWARFRAIADAVGAYLLVDMAHVAGLVAAGLYPSPVQIADVTTTTTHKTLRGPRGGLILAKANPEIEKRLNSLVFPGIQGGPLMHVIAAKAVAFKEAMEPAFKAYQQQVLINAQTMAEVFLARGYDVVSGGTNDHLFLVSFIDQGLTGKDVDAWLDAAHITVNKNAVPNDPQSPFVTSGIRVGTPAITTRGLGTDEARALAGWMCDVIDARGDQAAIGAVRDQVLGLCARFPVYERG, from the coding sequence ATGTTCGACAAGACGATGCAAATCGAGGGCTACGACGACGAGCTCTGGCAGGCGATCCAGGACGAGGAGCGCCGCCAGGAAGAGCACATCGAACTGATCGCCTCGGAGAACTACACGAGCCCGCGCGTCATGCAGGCGCAGGGCGGGGTCATGACGAACAAGTACGCCGAGGGCTACCCGGGCAAGCGCTACTACGGCGGCTGCGAATACGTCGACGTCGCCGAGCGCCTCGCCATCGAGCGGGCCAAGCAGCTCTTCGGTGCCGATTACGCCAATGTCCAGCCGCACTCGGGCTCGCAGGCCAATGCCGCCGTCTACATGGCGCTCTGCCAGCCGGGCGACACGGTGCTGGGCATGAGCCTCGCCCACGGTGGGCACCTGACCCATGGCGCCAAGCCCAATTTCTCCGGCAAGCTCTACAACGCCGTCCAGTACGGGCTGGACACGGCCACCGGCGAGATCGACTACGCCGAGGTCGAGCGCCTCGCCCGCGAGCATCGCCCGCGGATGATCGTCGCCGGCTTCTCGGCCTACTCGCGCATCGTCGATTGGGCGCGCTTTCGCGCCATCGCCGACGCCGTCGGGGCCTATCTGCTGGTCGACATGGCCCATGTCGCTGGCCTGGTCGCCGCCGGCCTCTACCCGAGCCCGGTGCAGATCGCCGACGTGACGACGACGACGACCCACAAGACGCTGCGCGGCCCGCGCGGCGGCCTGATCCTGGCGAAGGCCAACCCGGAGATCGAGAAACGGCTCAACTCGCTGGTCTTCCCCGGTATCCAGGGTGGCCCGCTGATGCACGTGATCGCGGCCAAGGCGGTGGCCTTCAAGGAGGCGATGGAGCCGGCCTTCAAGGCCTACCAGCAACAGGTCTTGATCAACGCTCAGACGATGGCCGAGGTCTTCCTCGCGCGCGGTTACGACGTGGTCTCCGGTGGCACCAACGACCACCTTTTCCTGGTCAGCTTCATCGACCAGGGCCTCACCGGCAAGGACGTCGATGCCTGGCTCGACGCGGCCCACATCACGGTCAACAAGAATGCGGTGCCGAACGATCCCCAGTCGCCGTTCGTCACCAGCGGCATCCGGGTCGGCACCCCGGCGATCACGACCCGCGGCCTCGGCACCGACGAGGCCCGCGCGCTGGCCGGCTGGATGTGCGACGTCATCGATGCCCGCGGCGATCAGGCGGCGATCGGTGCCGTGCGCGACCAGGTCCTCGGCCTCTGCGCCCGCTTCCCGGTCTACGAGCGCGGCTAG